One region of Haloterrigena salifodinae genomic DNA includes:
- the ppc gene encoding phosphoenolpyruvate carboxylase: MELHDRSISQDIRELGALLGTILEEQTSREAFETVESCRRAAIDYRTGDLDTRDPLITELEGLSTHNQRTVARAFTTYFELINLAEERERIRTIRTGSHERTLDDGLENAAAELGEADDETVQQILDDILIEPTFTAHPTEARRKTVKSKLRDISTSLETLDERLLTETEEQQVWRDIDAEVTSLWQTPQVRNRQPEPEDEARNVQWYLENTLFDVVGEIYDELDDAIDSELSSDVDIPKLFEFRSWAGSDRDGNPYVTPEVTANILERQREVVLERYQEQLKRLSGVLSQDGSRIDVGSAFQASLETDRERLPGVTRTAEERYPGEPYRQKLKLMRERLRRVGDVRPGGYEDADALLEDLAVIATSLQTNGGETVVEAHVDPIRRRVDTFGFSLASLDLRDHQQKHTDAIAEALEREGIDYHGLSEDERVEFLTDAVLQDEPVLDLGETDGLTDDSARVLELFDSLGDWQTEYGVDAIDTYAISMTDEPSHVLEVLFLADQAGVVSLPEHAGIDIVPLLETEYALSGARRIMGTLFENEAYAQALEARGRTQEIMLGYSDSNKENGFLAANWSLYKNQRRLGEICDDHDVTMRLFHGRGGSISRGGGPMNEALLALPNNTITGQVKFTEQGEAIAEKYGNPRIAERNIEQMLNAQLRARKQAIDRPAEEIPAEWINAMETMADAARQEYRNLLESDGFVQYFEQATPITVIEDLNLGSRPASRSGERTVEDLRAIPWVFSWTQSRCILPGWYALATGIEAYLESEEPRSSDESSGDEPRDNGGSMETLQEMYDEWPFFRTTLDNAALSLSRTELEIAEQYAGMADATLRKRFFPRVTGEYERATELITEIGRRDRLHTRDWLGENLEQRNPYVDPLNMLQVHLLDRNHRTDIEERTLRLTVKGIAAGMKNTG; encoded by the coding sequence ATGGAGCTCCACGACAGATCTATCAGTCAAGATATTCGCGAACTCGGCGCGCTCTTGGGGACCATCCTCGAGGAGCAGACGTCCCGCGAGGCCTTTGAGACGGTCGAATCGTGCCGACGGGCCGCGATCGACTACCGCACGGGCGATCTCGACACCCGCGATCCGCTAATTACGGAGCTCGAGGGACTGTCGACCCACAATCAGCGGACCGTCGCGCGGGCATTTACGACCTATTTCGAGCTGATCAACCTCGCGGAGGAACGAGAGCGGATCCGAACGATCCGAACGGGCTCTCACGAGCGGACTCTCGACGACGGCCTCGAGAACGCGGCGGCGGAGCTCGGCGAGGCCGACGACGAAACCGTCCAGCAGATTCTGGACGATATCCTCATCGAGCCGACCTTCACGGCGCACCCGACCGAAGCCCGTCGGAAGACCGTGAAATCCAAACTGCGGGATATTTCAACGTCCCTCGAGACGCTGGACGAGCGGCTGCTGACCGAGACGGAGGAGCAACAGGTCTGGCGGGACATCGACGCCGAGGTGACGAGCCTCTGGCAGACGCCGCAGGTGCGAAATCGGCAACCCGAGCCCGAAGACGAGGCACGAAACGTGCAGTGGTACCTCGAGAACACCCTGTTCGACGTCGTCGGCGAAATCTACGACGAACTCGACGACGCGATTGATTCGGAACTCTCGAGCGACGTCGACATCCCGAAGCTGTTCGAGTTCCGCTCGTGGGCGGGCAGCGACCGTGACGGCAATCCCTACGTGACCCCCGAGGTCACGGCGAACATCTTGGAGCGCCAGCGCGAGGTCGTCCTCGAGCGCTACCAGGAGCAACTCAAGCGCCTGTCGGGCGTGTTGAGTCAGGACGGTAGCCGGATCGACGTGGGGTCGGCGTTTCAGGCTTCGCTCGAGACGGATCGCGAACGGCTGCCCGGCGTCACCCGCACGGCCGAGGAGCGGTACCCCGGCGAGCCCTACCGCCAGAAGCTCAAGCTCATGCGCGAGCGGCTCCGCCGTGTCGGCGACGTTCGACCGGGCGGCTACGAAGACGCCGACGCCCTCCTCGAGGACTTAGCCGTCATCGCGACGAGTTTGCAAACCAACGGCGGCGAGACCGTCGTCGAAGCCCACGTCGATCCCATCCGCCGACGGGTCGACACGTTCGGCTTCTCGCTCGCGAGCCTCGACCTGCGCGACCACCAGCAGAAACACACCGACGCCATCGCCGAAGCCCTCGAGCGGGAGGGGATCGACTACCACGGCCTCTCGGAGGACGAGCGCGTCGAGTTCCTGACCGACGCCGTCCTGCAGGACGAACCCGTGCTCGACCTCGGTGAGACCGACGGGCTGACCGACGACTCGGCCCGCGTCCTCGAACTCTTCGACAGCCTCGGGGACTGGCAGACCGAGTACGGCGTCGACGCCATCGACACCTACGCCATCTCGATGACCGACGAGCCCAGCCACGTTCTCGAGGTGCTATTCCTCGCGGATCAGGCCGGCGTCGTCTCGCTACCCGAGCACGCGGGGATCGACATCGTCCCGCTGCTCGAGACCGAGTACGCCCTCTCTGGGGCCCGCCGAATCATGGGCACGCTGTTCGAGAACGAAGCCTACGCGCAGGCCCTCGAGGCCCGCGGGCGAACCCAAGAGATCATGCTGGGCTACTCGGACTCGAACAAGGAGAACGGCTTCCTGGCCGCGAACTGGTCGCTGTACAAAAACCAGCGCCGTCTGGGCGAGATCTGCGACGACCACGACGTGACGATGCGGCTGTTCCACGGCCGCGGCGGCTCGATTTCCCGCGGCGGCGGCCCGATGAACGAGGCGTTGCTGGCCCTGCCGAACAACACGATCACCGGCCAGGTCAAGTTCACCGAGCAAGGGGAAGCGATCGCCGAAAAGTATGGCAATCCCCGCATCGCTGAGCGTAACATCGAGCAGATGCTCAACGCCCAACTCCGGGCGCGCAAGCAGGCGATCGACCGGCCAGCAGAGGAGATCCCCGCGGAGTGGATCAACGCGATGGAGACGATGGCCGACGCCGCCCGGCAGGAGTACCGCAATCTCCTCGAGAGCGACGGCTTCGTCCAATACTTCGAGCAGGCGACGCCGATCACGGTCATCGAGGACCTGAACCTGGGCTCGCGTCCGGCCTCCCGCAGCGGCGAGCGGACCGTCGAGGACCTGCGGGCGATCCCGTGGGTGTTCTCCTGGACGCAGTCGCGGTGTATCCTCCCGGGCTGGTACGCCCTCGCGACCGGTATCGAAGCGTACCTGGAGAGCGAGGAGCCACGCTCCTCGGACGAGTCGAGCGGCGACGAGCCGCGAGACAATGGTGGCTCGATGGAGACGCTACAGGAGATGTACGACGAGTGGCCGTTCTTCCGTACCACGCTCGACAACGCCGCACTCTCGCTCTCGCGAACCGAACTCGAGATCGCCGAACAGTACGCGGGGATGGCCGATGCGACGCTTCGCAAACGGTTCTTCCCGCGCGTGACCGGCGAGTACGAGCGGGCGACCGAACTGATCACGGAAATCGGGCGACGCGATCGCCTCCACACCCGCGACTGGCTCGGCGAGAATCTCGAGCAACGGAATCCCTACGTCGACCCGCTCAACATGCTACAGGTGCATCTGCTCGACCGGAACCACCGCACGGATATCGAGGAGCGAACGCTCCGGCTGACGGTCAAAGGGATCGCTGCCGGGATGAAAAATACGGGATAA
- a CDS encoding DMT family transporter → MNIGIAFAGLAALLYGTSLFVMKRWFADYSSPTFLSITYAISMVLYLPVVVAADGPFLPASNRVSVLGAIFAVTALTALAMVFLFRALRIGEVSYVSPISKIIPVFVLPLEVGLLRQQLSALQVGGVVVATIAIYVANWEGTTLLAPIKRASRSRPAQLALLSAATFAVVDVGKRVLMQELAIAPTTYVPLMFFGIAGLMGPLAIRARWPDDWWRDLPFFVVTALVIAAGNHVVLLSFQRLPASIVSPVVNGQAIVAVILGAIFLEESHLRTRLAATGLAILGITMISLG, encoded by the coding sequence GTGAACATCGGAATCGCGTTCGCCGGCCTGGCCGCGTTGCTCTATGGAACGTCCCTGTTCGTGATGAAGCGGTGGTTCGCCGACTACTCCTCGCCGACCTTCCTCTCGATTACGTACGCGATCTCAATGGTCCTCTACCTCCCGGTGGTCGTCGCCGCCGACGGCCCCTTCCTTCCTGCGTCGAATCGAGTCAGCGTTCTCGGAGCTATTTTCGCGGTCACGGCGTTGACGGCGCTCGCCATGGTATTCCTGTTCCGGGCGCTCCGAATCGGCGAGGTCTCGTACGTCTCGCCGATCAGCAAGATCATCCCGGTGTTCGTCCTTCCGCTGGAAGTGGGGCTACTGCGACAACAACTCTCCGCACTTCAGGTCGGAGGCGTGGTCGTCGCAACGATCGCGATCTACGTCGCCAACTGGGAGGGAACGACGCTCCTCGCCCCGATAAAGCGGGCCAGTCGGTCCAGACCAGCCCAACTGGCGCTGCTGTCGGCCGCGACGTTCGCGGTCGTCGACGTGGGCAAACGCGTGCTAATGCAGGAGCTGGCCATCGCACCGACGACGTACGTTCCGTTGATGTTTTTCGGCATCGCCGGGTTGATGGGGCCGCTGGCGATCCGCGCCCGCTGGCCGGACGACTGGTGGCGCGACCTGCCCTTTTTCGTCGTCACGGCACTGGTCATCGCGGCCGGGAACCACGTCGTCTTGCTCTCCTTTCAGCGATTGCCGGCGAGCATCGTTTCCCCGGTCGTCAACGGACAGGCGATCGTCGCTGTGATCCTCGGTGCGATCTTCCTCGAGGAGTCCCACCTTCGGACGCGTCTCGCTGCGACCGGCTTGGCCATCCTCGGTATCACGATGATCTCTCTTGGGTGA
- a CDS encoding aldo/keto reductase — protein MFEEDAYRLGFGTYSLTDEDGIDALVTAIESGYRHLDTARLYGNEEEVGEAIARADVDRDDLFVATKIAHFEEPEKTPEYVRNGVEESLSRLGIETIDLLYHHWPRGRDDIETVLPVFNDLVDAGQVERVGVSNYTPADLELADELLEQSLYAVQAEMHPFLPQDELRAAVRDRDAYFVAYSPIAQGEVFDTPEISAVADKHDVNEAVVSLAWLLSKNGVVPIPRSQTTEHIRSNREALEVDLDEEDIERIDGIDRRLRCEDPDWMEWE, from the coding sequence ATGTTCGAGGAAGACGCATACAGGCTCGGATTCGGGACGTACAGTCTCACCGATGAGGACGGGATCGACGCCCTCGTGACGGCGATCGAGTCGGGATACCGGCACCTCGATACGGCCCGCCTGTACGGCAACGAGGAAGAGGTCGGCGAGGCCATCGCCCGAGCCGACGTCGATCGCGACGACCTGTTCGTCGCCACGAAGATCGCCCACTTCGAGGAACCGGAGAAGACGCCGGAGTACGTTCGAAACGGCGTCGAAGAGAGCCTCTCTCGGCTCGGAATCGAGACGATAGATCTGCTCTACCACCACTGGCCCCGCGGCCGGGACGACATCGAGACTGTGCTCCCAGTCTTCAACGACCTCGTCGATGCGGGACAGGTCGAGCGCGTCGGCGTGAGCAACTACACACCCGCCGATCTGGAACTCGCCGACGAACTCCTCGAACAGTCGCTGTACGCGGTGCAGGCCGAGATGCATCCGTTCCTGCCCCAGGACGAACTCCGCGCAGCCGTTCGGGACCGCGACGCGTACTTCGTCGCCTACTCGCCGATCGCGCAGGGCGAAGTGTTCGATACCCCCGAGATCTCGGCGGTCGCCGACAAACACGACGTGAACGAGGCCGTCGTCAGCTTAGCCTGGCTCCTCTCGAAGAACGGCGTCGTTCCGATCCCCCGGTCCCAGACCACGGAACACATTCGGAGCAACCGCGAGGCGCTCGAGGTCGACCTGGACGAGGAGGATATCGAACGCATCGACGGTATCGATCGCCGGCTCCGCTGTGAGGACCCCGACTGGATGGAGTGGGAGTAA
- a CDS encoding Gfo/Idh/MocA family protein: MKLGVIGVGAIAQIMHVPYLAELPKADIHAIADPGENVVETFGDRYNVSHRYTESTALIEDQADTLDGVVITTPMHTHAEVAVAALEADLHTFVEKPVAVTPDDAQQVIDAAAETDAVCMVGYMKRFDPGFQKFQAEVDELSDIDLVTSTVIPPDVGAVIEENYDIVYADLDDAFIEESNSKRQQQVEAAVGTDDETLTQAYEYHLESICHDVNALRSAFGSVERIDHVDVFKGWKYVTAQLRYEGDRRCILESGATDRKWYDERIRVDAPEGSASIEFSNAFIKNTPSDVRTKLGTEETTESRYTPSSDEPFKRELRHFLECIEGEAEPRTPPEESKRDVELIADLIRTYDEEGEASSVSR, from the coding sequence ATGAAGCTCGGAGTCATCGGTGTCGGCGCTATCGCACAGATCATGCACGTTCCGTACCTCGCGGAACTGCCGAAGGCGGACATCCACGCAATCGCGGACCCCGGCGAGAACGTGGTCGAGACGTTCGGCGATCGGTATAACGTCTCCCATCGGTACACAGAAAGTACGGCGCTGATCGAAGATCAGGCCGACACGCTCGACGGCGTAGTCATTACCACGCCGATGCACACCCACGCGGAGGTAGCCGTTGCCGCCCTCGAGGCGGATCTGCACACGTTCGTCGAGAAACCGGTCGCCGTGACGCCCGACGACGCCCAGCAGGTGATCGATGCGGCCGCGGAGACGGACGCGGTCTGCATGGTCGGCTACATGAAGCGCTTCGATCCCGGTTTCCAGAAGTTCCAGGCCGAAGTGGACGAGCTGTCTGATATCGATCTCGTCACGAGCACCGTCATTCCGCCGGACGTCGGCGCGGTCATCGAGGAGAACTACGACATCGTCTACGCCGACCTCGACGACGCGTTCATCGAAGAGAGCAATTCGAAGCGCCAACAACAGGTCGAGGCCGCCGTCGGAACCGACGATGAGACGCTCACGCAAGCCTACGAGTACCACCTCGAGAGCATCTGCCACGACGTCAACGCGCTCCGGTCCGCGTTCGGATCGGTCGAACGGATCGACCACGTCGACGTGTTCAAGGGCTGGAAGTACGTCACCGCTCAGCTCCGATACGAAGGAGACCGCCGGTGTATCCTCGAGTCCGGCGCGACCGATCGGAAGTGGTACGACGAGCGCATCCGCGTCGACGCTCCCGAGGGATCGGCGTCGATCGAGTTCTCGAACGCGTTCATCAAGAACACGCCGTCGGACGTCCGCACCAAACTCGGGACGGAAGAGACGACGGAGTCCCGCTACACCCCGTCGTCGGACGAGCCGTTCAAACGCGAACTGAGACACTTCCTCGAGTGTATCGAGGGGGAGGCCGAGCCGCGGACGCCGCCGGAGGAATCGAAGCGCGACGTCGAACTCATCGCCGACCTCATCCGAACGTACGACGAGGAAGGCGAGGCGAGCAGCGTCAGCCGATAG
- the iolM gene encoding scyllo-inosose 3-dehydrogenase codes for MKALLLDAEWNPRSEYDLTDSERETQKAHNSAQVWQHPEMNVEDRPRPEPEDDEVLIEVAYAGVCGSDCSMIQTDEEGYMHYSAYTQFPNVTGHEFSGRIAETGDDANLFEPGERVTSEVVDYCGRCQQCRRGFHGHCENFEQVGFTIPGAFAEYVTVPEKIVWSVESLANAYEDEDELLRAAATIEPSTITYHGIFVRSEGVLPGDHHVYHGTGPIGLTGMNLSRAAGAGKVIGFDPSPERRSIAADLGFDHVYDPTEQDPVEVIDKVTDGRGADVHLETAGAVTETYPVIQETLAEEANVVHVSNASSAPNLATRKYQGSSAQLYGTEGHTGQQIYPRVIRLMSAGRLDNTSIITSTYSLSNADKAIEQAAKRVDGKVLIEI; via the coding sequence ATGAAAGCGTTACTGCTTGATGCGGAGTGGAATCCGCGCTCCGAGTACGACCTTACGGATAGCGAGCGGGAAACACAGAAAGCACACAATAGCGCCCAGGTCTGGCAACATCCCGAGATGAACGTCGAAGACAGACCCCGACCGGAACCTGAAGACGACGAGGTGCTTATCGAGGTCGCCTATGCGGGTGTCTGTGGCAGTGACTGCTCTATGATTCAGACCGACGAAGAAGGGTACATGCACTATTCGGCGTACACACAGTTCCCAAACGTAACCGGTCACGAATTCTCGGGGCGGATCGCCGAGACCGGTGATGACGCAAACCTCTTCGAACCGGGCGAGCGAGTGACCTCGGAGGTCGTCGACTACTGTGGCCGATGTCAGCAGTGTCGGCGTGGCTTCCACGGCCACTGTGAGAACTTCGAACAGGTCGGCTTCACGATCCCCGGCGCGTTCGCGGAGTACGTCACCGTCCCAGAGAAAATCGTCTGGAGCGTCGAGTCACTCGCGAACGCCTACGAGGACGAAGATGAACTGTTGCGAGCAGCAGCCACTATTGAGCCCAGCACCATTACCTACCACGGTATTTTCGTCCGCTCTGAGGGTGTCTTACCCGGCGATCACCACGTCTACCATGGAACGGGGCCGATCGGTCTCACTGGAATGAATCTCTCACGAGCGGCGGGTGCAGGCAAGGTTATCGGGTTCGATCCGTCACCTGAACGACGGTCGATCGCGGCCGACCTCGGGTTCGACCACGTATATGACCCAACGGAGCAAGATCCCGTCGAGGTCATCGACAAAGTCACCGATGGTCGTGGTGCTGATGTCCACCTCGAAACTGCAGGTGCTGTTACTGAAACCTATCCAGTCATCCAGGAGACGCTGGCCGAGGAGGCTAACGTCGTCCACGTCAGCAATGCCAGCAGTGCGCCCAATCTCGCGACCAGGAAGTATCAGGGCAGCAGTGCACAACTATACGGCACGGAGGGACACACCGGACAACAGATTTACCCGCGAGTCATCCGTCTGATGAGCGCCGGACGACTCGATAATACGTCAATTATCACGTCGACGTATTCGCTATCGAATGCTGACAAGGCCATCGAACAGGCAGCAAAACGGGTCGACGGGAAGGTACTCATAGAGATATAA
- a CDS encoding sugar phosphate isomerase/epimerase family protein gives MGVGYTTIMYDPAEVLSEGLGDFAACRYDGVELGLGKVEYIGVDSLQESLEEHGLDIYCVMAGWLNDEEDVEAAVDGAGIAAELDARFLGILPPPRGQTNDATFDEWLDRICTAADEAGVTPVIHHHGASKIESPEEIEEWLERAPDNLELLYDTAHYQPYGDVIDGIHRFADDIAYVHLKDIDPTVDFQDHVDTLSAGNVQYDSLFVFLTSFVDLGAGVIDFEAVDEALDEIGYDGQITIEIENERDDRLVHAKRNIDHWNDATGA, from the coding sequence ATGGGCGTAGGATACACGACCATCATGTACGACCCAGCAGAGGTACTGTCCGAGGGTCTCGGTGACTTCGCCGCGTGCCGGTACGACGGCGTCGAACTCGGGCTCGGGAAAGTGGAATACATCGGCGTCGACTCACTTCAGGAGTCCCTCGAGGAACACGGCCTCGACATCTACTGCGTCATGGCCGGCTGGCTCAACGACGAGGAGGACGTCGAAGCGGCGGTCGACGGCGCCGGCATCGCGGCCGAACTCGACGCGCGCTTCCTCGGCATTCTGCCGCCGCCGCGGGGCCAGACCAACGACGCGACGTTCGACGAGTGGCTCGATCGGATCTGTACGGCCGCCGACGAGGCCGGCGTCACGCCCGTTATCCACCACCACGGCGCCTCGAAGATCGAGAGCCCCGAAGAGATCGAGGAGTGGCTCGAGCGCGCGCCCGACAACCTCGAACTGCTGTACGACACGGCTCACTACCAGCCCTACGGCGACGTCATCGACGGCATCCACCGGTTCGCGGACGACATCGCGTACGTCCACCTCAAGGACATCGACCCGACCGTCGACTTCCAGGACCACGTCGACACCCTCTCGGCGGGGAACGTCCAGTACGATAGCCTCTTCGTGTTCCTGACGTCGTTCGTCGACCTCGGCGCGGGCGTCATCGACTTCGAGGCCGTCGACGAGGCGCTCGACGAAATCGGCTACGACGGGCAGATCACGATCGAGATCGAGAACGAACGCGACGACAGGCTCGTCCACGCGAAGCGGAACATCGACCACTGGAACGACGCGACCGGCGCGTAA
- a CDS encoding NAD(P)/FAD-dependent oxidoreductase, with product MTENVVVLGAGYAGAGAIATLQSRLETDARLTWIADVDYHLVLHEAHRVVRDPDVRSDVTFSVDLIANPSTQFIRDEVTGLDTDERVVELADSQGVEYDYVIVGLGSQTAYYGIPGLEEHSLTLKSLDDALEIHDTVEDASLEATREEPAQIVIGGAGLSGIQTAGEIAEFRDNHRAPIDIHLVEALEEIFPGNDPEIQQALRDLLEEAGVQIHTDDPITEATEDHIEFDEGEPLDHDILVWTGGITGRDAFDDADLEDEHNRMTTGANFRTTDERVFAIGDSALVDQGDQPAPPTAQAAWQAAEVVGENVARAIENRPLKTWEYEDKGTVVSVGEEAVAHEVTPAFGVSLPVDTFGGVPAQTLKKLIAARWIADITSWNEARKSWSSL from the coding sequence ATGACTGAGAACGTCGTCGTCCTCGGCGCCGGGTACGCCGGGGCCGGTGCTATCGCAACGCTCCAATCGAGACTCGAGACCGACGCTCGGCTGACGTGGATCGCCGACGTCGACTACCACCTCGTGCTCCACGAGGCCCACCGCGTCGTTCGGGATCCGGACGTCCGCTCGGACGTCACCTTCTCGGTCGACCTGATCGCCAATCCGTCGACCCAATTCATTAGAGACGAGGTAACCGGTCTCGACACCGACGAGCGGGTCGTCGAACTCGCCGATAGCCAGGGCGTCGAGTACGATTACGTCATCGTCGGTCTGGGCAGCCAGACCGCCTACTACGGTATCCCCGGTCTCGAGGAGCACTCGCTGACGCTGAAGAGTCTCGACGACGCCCTCGAGATCCACGACACGGTCGAAGACGCCAGTCTGGAGGCAACCCGCGAGGAGCCCGCACAGATCGTCATCGGCGGGGCCGGCCTCTCGGGCATCCAGACCGCCGGCGAAATCGCGGAGTTTCGCGACAACCACCGCGCGCCGATCGACATTCATCTCGTCGAGGCCTTGGAAGAGATCTTCCCAGGCAACGATCCCGAAATACAGCAGGCCCTGCGCGACCTACTCGAGGAGGCCGGCGTCCAGATCCACACGGACGACCCGATCACGGAAGCCACCGAGGATCACATCGAGTTCGACGAAGGCGAACCACTCGACCACGACATCCTCGTCTGGACCGGCGGCATCACCGGCCGCGACGCCTTCGACGACGCCGACCTCGAGGACGAGCACAATCGGATGACGACGGGGGCGAACTTCCGGACCACCGACGAGCGCGTCTTCGCGATCGGCGACTCGGCGCTCGTCGACCAGGGCGATCAGCCCGCACCGCCGACCGCACAGGCCGCCTGGCAGGCTGCGGAAGTGGTCGGCGAGAACGTCGCTCGCGCCATCGAGAACCGGCCGCTGAAGACCTGGGAGTACGAGGACAAGGGAACGGTCGTCTCCGTCGGCGAGGAGGCCGTCGCTCACGAGGTCACGCCGGCGTTCGGCGTCTCCCTCCCGGTCGACACGTTCGGCGGCGTTCCCGCGCAGACCCTCAAAAAGCTGATCGCGGCCCGCTGGATCGCGGACATCACCTCCTGGAACGAGGCCCGCAAGTCCTGGTCGTCGCTGTAA
- the iolM gene encoding scyllo-inosose 3-dehydrogenase has protein sequence MESLVVDAEWDPRAEYDVSNAERESKKAMNASQVWRNPDLRVTERERPTPDGDEVLVRVRYAGICGSDVSMLETDEDGYVHYSAYLRLPNVTGHEFVGEVVETGDDAQLFEEGDLVTAEVTGYCGRCNMCRQGFMGHCENFEQLGFTIPGAFAEYAAVPEKLCWDVSALRDAYETDDEALRAAATIEPSTITYHGLFARADGVLPGDYHVYHGAGPIGLTGMNVSRAAGAGKVIAFEPSDERREVARTLGFEHVYNPIEDDPVETIASVTDGEGADVHVETAGAVSQTYPAIEDSLAEGANVVHISNAASDPDIALRKYQGNNAQLYGSEGHTGQQVYPRVIRLMAAGQLDNRPLITSTFDLSNADEAIRTAAERVDGKVLIEI, from the coding sequence ATGGAATCCCTTGTGGTGGATGCTGAGTGGGACCCCAGAGCGGAGTACGACGTTTCGAACGCCGAACGCGAATCAAAGAAGGCGATGAACGCCTCGCAGGTGTGGCGAAATCCCGACCTTCGCGTCACCGAACGCGAGCGCCCGACGCCGGACGGCGACGAAGTGCTCGTCCGCGTTCGCTACGCGGGCATCTGCGGGAGCGACGTCTCGATGCTCGAGACGGACGAGGACGGCTACGTCCACTACTCGGCGTACCTCCGGTTGCCGAACGTGACCGGCCACGAGTTCGTCGGCGAGGTCGTTGAGACGGGCGACGACGCGCAACTGTTCGAGGAAGGCGACCTCGTCACCGCGGAGGTTACCGGCTACTGCGGCCGCTGTAACATGTGTCGGCAGGGATTTATGGGCCACTGCGAGAACTTCGAGCAGCTCGGCTTCACGATCCCCGGCGCGTTCGCGGAGTACGCCGCCGTTCCGGAAAAGCTCTGCTGGGATGTCTCGGCGCTCCGGGACGCCTACGAGACGGACGACGAGGCGCTTCGGGCCGCCGCGACGATCGAGCCCAGCACCATCACGTACCACGGGCTGTTCGCTCGAGCCGACGGGGTCCTCCCCGGCGACTACCACGTCTACCACGGCGCGGGCCCGATCGGCCTGACCGGGATGAACGTCTCCCGGGCCGCGGGCGCCGGAAAGGTGATCGCGTTCGAACCGTCCGACGAACGCCGCGAGGTCGCCCGCACGCTTGGGTTTGAACACGTCTACAACCCGATCGAGGACGATCCGGTCGAGACGATCGCGTCGGTCACGGACGGCGAGGGCGCCGACGTCCACGTCGAGACCGCCGGCGCGGTCTCCCAGACCTACCCCGCGATCGAGGACTCGCTGGCGGAGGGCGCGAACGTCGTCCACATCAGCAACGCCGCGAGCGATCCTGACATCGCGCTCCGGAAGTACCAGGGCAACAACGCTCAGCTCTACGGATCCGAGGGCCACACCGGACAGCAGGTCTACCCGCGCGTGATCAGGCTGATGGCCGCCGGCCAGCTCGACAACCGACCGCTGATCACGTCGACGTTCGATCTCTCGAACGCCGACGAGGCGATTCGAACGGCAGCCGAACGCGTCGACGGGAAGGTCCTGATCGAAATATAG